The Xanthobacter flavus genome includes a window with the following:
- the lpxB gene encoding lipid-A-disaccharide synthase, producing MNAREASRAPNVFIVAGEESGDQLGGALMEALAARAPGASFRGVGGRRMAASGLESLYPMDDLTAIGIAAVVGKLPTILRRLKETVEAVLADPPDVLVLVDAPDFTHRVAARVRARNPNIPIVKYVSPTVWIWRSGRAAAMRPYVDALLALLPFEPEVHRRLGGPPTVYVGHPLLQRLGELRPSPAEAERRRAKPPLVLVLPGSRRREISRIGADFGAALAEVGRVHEMELVLPTLPRLEGLVRETIAHWSLKPRIVTGEAEKLAAFRSAHAALAASGTVTLELALAGIPHVAAYRIGWLEAQIGRRVLKGTTVILANLVAGDNVVPEFLQEYCTVPALTGALCDLLEDSPARQRQEAAFASFDDIFGIAGPSPSARAAEVVLRLAREGRPGALPPPG from the coding sequence GTGAACGCACGGGAGGCCAGCCGCGCGCCGAACGTGTTCATCGTCGCGGGCGAGGAATCGGGCGACCAACTGGGCGGCGCGCTGATGGAGGCGCTGGCCGCGCGCGCGCCGGGGGCCTCCTTCCGGGGTGTAGGCGGGCGGCGCATGGCGGCATCGGGGCTCGAAAGCCTCTATCCCATGGACGATCTCACGGCCATCGGCATCGCGGCCGTGGTTGGCAAGCTGCCTACGATCCTCCGGCGTCTCAAGGAGACGGTGGAGGCGGTGCTCGCCGATCCGCCGGACGTGCTGGTGCTGGTGGATGCGCCGGACTTCACCCATCGTGTGGCCGCGCGGGTGCGGGCACGCAACCCGAATATTCCCATCGTCAAATATGTCTCGCCGACGGTCTGGATCTGGCGATCCGGCCGCGCCGCAGCCATGCGGCCCTATGTGGACGCGCTGCTTGCGCTGCTGCCCTTCGAGCCGGAGGTTCACCGCAGGCTGGGCGGGCCGCCCACCGTCTATGTCGGCCATCCCCTCCTTCAGCGGCTCGGCGAACTGAGGCCGTCGCCCGCCGAGGCCGAACGGCGCCGGGCCAAGCCGCCGCTGGTGCTGGTGCTGCCCGGAAGCCGGCGGCGGGAGATTTCGCGCATCGGCGCGGATTTCGGCGCAGCGCTGGCCGAGGTCGGCCGCGTCCATGAGATGGAGTTGGTTCTGCCCACCCTGCCGCGTCTGGAGGGGCTGGTGCGAGAGACCATCGCCCACTGGTCGCTGAAGCCGCGGATCGTGACCGGCGAGGCGGAAAAGCTCGCCGCCTTCCGCTCGGCCCACGCCGCCCTTGCGGCATCCGGTACGGTGACGCTGGAACTGGCGCTTGCCGGCATTCCCCATGTCGCCGCCTACCGCATCGGCTGGCTGGAGGCTCAGATCGGCCGGCGTGTGTTGAAGGGCACGACGGTGATTCTCGCCAATCTGGTGGCGGGGGACAACGTGGTCCCGGAGTTCCTTCAGGAATACTGCACGGTGCCGGCGCTCACCGGCGCCCTCTGCGACCTGCTGGAGGACAGCCCGGCGCGGCAGCGGCAGGAGGCGGCGTTTGCCAGTTTCGACGACATCTTCGGCATCGCCGGCCCCAGCCCCAGCGCCCGCGCCGCAGAGGTGGTGCTGCGCCTTGCCCGGGAGGGCCGCCCCGGCGCGCTGCCGCCGCCGGGCTGA
- the gltA gene encoding citrate synthase, with product MDATTNTGAKAAKLSLGDKSWDLPIHEGSIGPEVVDISKLYGQTGMFTYDPGFTSTASCESKITYIDGDEGVLLYRGYPIEQLAENGDFLETCYLLLYGELPTAAQKAEFDKSVTNHTMVHEQMTRFFQGFRRDAHPMAIMVASVGALSAFYHDSTDISDPTQRLIASIRMIAKMPTLAAMAYKYSIGQPFVYPKNDIDYTSNFLRMCFAVPCEEYKVNPILSKAMDKIFILHADHEQNASTSTVRLAGSSGANPFACIAAGIACLWGPAHGGANEAALKMLAEIGSVDRIPEYIKRSKDKNDPFRLMGFGHRVYKNYDPRAKIMQQTCHEVLTELGIKDDPLLDVAVELERIALSDDYFIEKKLYPNIDFYSGITLKAMGFPTTMFTVLFALARTVGWIGQWKEMIEDPSQRIGRPRQLYTGAAQRDYVAMSKRK from the coding sequence ATGGACGCCACCACCAACACCGGGGCAAAAGCGGCCAAGCTTAGCTTGGGGGACAAGAGCTGGGACCTTCCGATCCACGAAGGCTCCATCGGACCGGAAGTGGTCGATATCTCCAAGCTCTACGGCCAGACGGGGATGTTCACCTACGACCCCGGCTTTACCTCGACCGCTTCCTGCGAAAGCAAGATCACCTACATCGACGGCGACGAAGGCGTGCTGCTGTATCGCGGCTACCCCATCGAGCAGCTCGCCGAGAACGGTGACTTCCTCGAGACCTGTTACCTGCTGCTCTACGGCGAGCTCCCCACTGCGGCGCAGAAGGCGGAATTCGACAAGTCCGTGACCAATCATACGATGGTCCACGAGCAGATGACCCGCTTCTTCCAGGGCTTCCGCCGCGACGCCCATCCGATGGCCATCATGGTGGCTTCGGTCGGCGCCCTCTCGGCCTTCTATCACGACTCCACCGACATTTCCGACCCCACCCAGCGCCTGATCGCATCCATCCGCATGATCGCGAAGATGCCGACGCTGGCGGCGATGGCCTACAAGTATTCCATTGGCCAGCCGTTTGTTTATCCGAAGAACGATATCGACTATACGTCGAACTTCCTTCGTATGTGCTTTGCGGTTCCGTGCGAGGAATACAAGGTCAACCCCATCCTCTCGAAGGCGATGGATAAGATCTTTATCCTCCACGCCGATCACGAGCAGAACGCCTCCACCTCCACGGTGCGCCTCGCCGGCTCCTCCGGCGCCAATCCGTTCGCCTGCATTGCGGCCGGCATCGCCTGCCTGTGGGGTCCCGCCCATGGCGGCGCCAACGAGGCGGCCCTCAAGATGCTCGCCGAGATCGGCTCGGTGGATCGCATCCCCGAATACATCAAGCGCTCGAAGGACAAGAACGATCCCTTCCGCCTGATGGGCTTCGGCCACCGGGTCTACAAGAATTACGACCCGCGCGCCAAGATCATGCAGCAGACCTGCCACGAAGTGCTCACCGAGCTCGGCATCAAGGACGATCCGCTGCTCGACGTGGCCGTGGAGCTGGAGCGCATCGCGCTCTCCGACGACTACTTCATCGAAAAGAAGCTCTACCCGAACATCGACTTCTATTCGGGCATCACCCTCAAGGCGATGGGCTTCCCCACCACCATGTTCACCGTGCTGTTCGCTCTCGCCCGCACCGTGGGCTGGATCGGCCAGTGGAAGGAGATGATCGAGGACCCGAGCCAGCGCATCGGCCGTCCCCGTCAGCTCTACACCGGCGCCGCCCAGCGCGACTACGTGGCCATGTCCAAGCGCAAGTGA
- the mobA gene encoding molybdenum cofactor guanylyltransferase MobA → MANTRPSTPAPPPPVLILAGGLGRRIDAPALGAPEKPLVPLAGRPLIAHVIDRIRPQAGQILINANAPAGTYEGFVLPVLPDTIAGHPGPLAGVLAGLEHLARSEPASSLITVPADTPFLPDDLIARLTQRHLETGTVVCAASGGQRHPVIALWPVTVRAALRQSLEAGRLKVGLFLDGLNAVTVAWEGHPDDPFFNVNTPEDLAIAEKRLAARR, encoded by the coding sequence GTGGCCAACACCCGACCCTCCACTCCAGCCCCCCCGCCTCCCGTGCTGATTCTGGCGGGCGGCCTCGGCCGGCGGATCGACGCCCCCGCGCTGGGCGCACCGGAAAAGCCGCTGGTGCCCCTGGCCGGGCGTCCCCTCATCGCCCACGTCATCGACAGGATTCGGCCGCAGGCCGGCCAGATCCTCATCAATGCCAACGCACCTGCTGGGACTTACGAGGGCTTCGTCCTGCCCGTCCTGCCGGACACGATCGCCGGACATCCCGGGCCGCTCGCCGGCGTGCTCGCCGGGCTGGAGCATCTCGCCCGGTCAGAGCCGGCGTCCAGCCTGATCACGGTTCCCGCCGACACGCCCTTCCTGCCGGATGACCTCATCGCGCGCCTGACGCAACGGCACCTTGAGACTGGTACGGTGGTATGCGCGGCGTCGGGCGGACAGCGCCATCCGGTCATCGCTTTGTGGCCGGTGACGGTCCGCGCCGCGCTGCGGCAAAGCCTTGAGGCGGGACGGCTGAAAGTCGGGCTTTTCCTCGACGGCCTCAATGCCGTAACGGTGGCATGGGAAGGGCATCCGGATGACCCGTTCTTCAACGTGAACACGCCGGAAGACCTTGCCATTGCAGAGAAACGCCTCGCTGCCCGCCGATGA
- a CDS encoding glycosyltransferase — protein sequence MRPGLAAAAAVIAVVTSFHAAMWLSMRPEASAPNITDRFQSLSFAPFSRDMSPEGDAPTTEAQVRSDMAVVAPYSRGVRTYSSTNGKELIAPIAAEQGLRVTAGAWLNREVDPKTGEQIKVKDKKTGEMVLAKDGNDRELENVVKVSRQNRNVNAVIVGNETILRGDMTKPELAAVIRKVKRQVNVPVSTGEIWNTWLEPDAGELVASVDFILAHILPYWEDVPADQVVDYSINAYNRLRAAYPGKRIVIGEFGWPSHGYNRGASVPDPMEQAKIIRNFVARADALGIEYNIIEAFDLPKKQNEGSVGQYWGVFDADRTLKFPLTGPIFEKTYNQTAILALLLGVLFTLPLLRMRDLTMTQGLVLAASANGVAAWLALVVDYWLNHYVSGGDYLTLALSVVMLVPLVFVLLYRIEELAAVAFGSGPKRLVEEQAHAAPSRFPKVSIHVPAYREPPEMLIQTIDALARLEYPNYEAIIIVNNTPDPAMVEPVREHCAKLGDHIKFINAEKVAGFKAGALRIALDATAPDAEIIGVIDADYVVTPDWLKDLVPAFDDPTVGLVQAPQDHRDGERSPLHEAMNAEYAGFFDIGMVQRNEDDAIVVHGTMCLIRRAAMVEAGNWSSDTICEDTDLGLSIAENGWKTHYTRKRYGYGLLPDSFEAFKKQRHRWAYGGFQIIKKHWRRFLPGNSRLTTAQKRHFVLGWISWLGSESVGAFMAIASLLFVPFVAYFSISVPAHVLTLPILITFLVYVLHFISLYRLRVETTPMRMLGAAVAASAVQFTVAKAVFDGFRYKDLAFARTAKGNNWLAGAARSFPALPEAIIGGLLIAAGTYMLVANNLPGSAIVKTSNDWRHIREINLYGIALLVQSLPFVAAAIIGAFEPSRLNDFATWRAVRAKLAAVPRRLGLNAPPAVAD from the coding sequence ATGCGTCCCGGTCTTGCTGCTGCGGCAGCGGTCATTGCGGTTGTGACTTCGTTCCACGCCGCGATGTGGCTTTCCATGCGTCCTGAGGCAAGCGCTCCGAACATCACGGACCGCTTTCAGAGCCTGTCTTTCGCGCCCTTCTCGCGCGACATGAGCCCGGAGGGCGACGCGCCCACCACCGAGGCTCAGGTCCGTTCGGACATGGCGGTGGTCGCGCCCTACAGCCGCGGCGTGCGCACCTATTCCTCCACCAACGGCAAGGAACTGATCGCCCCCATCGCGGCCGAGCAAGGCCTGCGCGTGACCGCCGGCGCCTGGCTCAATCGCGAGGTCGATCCGAAGACCGGCGAACAGATCAAGGTGAAGGACAAGAAGACCGGCGAAATGGTTCTCGCCAAGGACGGGAACGACCGCGAGCTTGAGAACGTGGTCAAGGTCTCCCGCCAGAACCGCAACGTGAACGCGGTCATCGTCGGTAACGAGACCATCCTGCGCGGCGACATGACGAAGCCGGAGCTGGCCGCCGTCATCCGCAAGGTGAAGCGTCAGGTCAACGTGCCGGTGAGCACCGGCGAAATCTGGAACACCTGGCTGGAGCCGGACGCCGGTGAGCTGGTGGCTTCCGTGGACTTCATCCTCGCCCACATCCTGCCCTACTGGGAGGACGTGCCGGCGGACCAGGTGGTCGACTATTCCATCAACGCCTACAACCGCCTGCGCGCAGCCTACCCCGGCAAGCGCATCGTGATCGGCGAGTTCGGCTGGCCCTCGCACGGCTACAACCGCGGCGCCTCCGTGCCTGATCCCATGGAGCAGGCCAAGATCATCCGCAATTTCGTCGCCCGCGCCGATGCGCTGGGCATCGAGTACAACATCATCGAGGCGTTCGACCTGCCCAAGAAGCAGAACGAAGGCTCCGTGGGTCAGTACTGGGGCGTGTTCGATGCCGACCGCACCCTGAAGTTCCCCCTCACCGGCCCGATCTTCGAGAAGACCTACAACCAGACCGCCATTCTGGCGCTGCTGCTGGGCGTGCTCTTCACCCTGCCGCTGCTGCGGATGCGTGACCTCACCATGACGCAAGGCCTCGTGCTGGCCGCCTCCGCCAATGGCGTCGCCGCGTGGCTGGCCCTGGTGGTGGACTACTGGCTGAACCATTATGTGAGCGGCGGTGACTACCTCACCCTGGCGCTGAGCGTGGTGATGCTGGTGCCGCTGGTGTTCGTGCTGCTCTATCGCATCGAGGAGCTGGCGGCGGTTGCCTTCGGCAGCGGCCCCAAGCGCCTCGTCGAGGAGCAGGCGCACGCCGCGCCCTCGCGCTTCCCCAAGGTCTCCATCCACGTGCCCGCCTATCGCGAGCCGCCGGAGATGCTGATCCAGACCATCGATGCCCTCGCCCGGCTGGAGTATCCCAACTACGAGGCGATCATCATCGTCAACAACACGCCGGACCCGGCGATGGTGGAGCCGGTGCGCGAGCACTGCGCCAAGCTCGGCGACCACATCAAGTTCATCAACGCCGAGAAGGTGGCGGGCTTCAAGGCCGGCGCCCTGCGCATCGCCCTCGACGCCACCGCCCCCGATGCCGAGATCATCGGCGTGATCGACGCGGACTATGTGGTGACGCCCGACTGGCTGAAGGACCTCGTGCCTGCCTTCGACGATCCGACCGTGGGCCTCGTCCAGGCGCCGCAGGATCATCGCGACGGCGAGCGCAGCCCGCTGCACGAGGCGATGAACGCCGAATATGCCGGCTTCTTCGACATCGGCATGGTCCAGCGCAACGAGGATGACGCGATCGTCGTCCACGGCACGATGTGCCTTATCCGTCGCGCCGCCATGGTGGAGGCCGGCAACTGGTCATCCGACACCATCTGCGAGGACACCGACCTCGGCCTGTCCATCGCCGAGAACGGCTGGAAGACCCATTATACCCGCAAGCGCTACGGCTATGGCCTGCTGCCCGACTCGTTCGAGGCGTTCAAGAAGCAGCGCCATCGCTGGGCCTATGGCGGCTTCCAGATCATCAAGAAGCACTGGCGCCGGTTCCTCCCGGGCAACTCTCGCCTGACCACGGCCCAGAAGCGGCACTTCGTGCTCGGCTGGATCTCCTGGCTTGGCTCGGAATCGGTGGGCGCCTTCATGGCCATCGCGTCCCTGCTGTTCGTGCCCTTCGTCGCCTACTTCTCCATCTCGGTGCCGGCCCATGTGCTGACGCTGCCCATCCTCATCACCTTCCTGGTGTACGTGCTGCACTTCATCAGCCTGTATCGCCTCAGGGTGGAGACCACGCCGATGCGCATGCTCGGCGCGGCGGTGGCCGCGAGCGCGGTACAGTTCACGGTGGCGAAGGCGGTGTTCGACGGCTTCCGCTACAAGGACCTGGCGTTCGCCCGGACCGCCAAGGGCAACAACTGGCTGGCCGGCGCGGCGCGCTCCTTCCCGGCGCTGCCCGAGGCGATCATCGGCGGTCTCCTGATCGCAGCCGGCACCTACATGCTGGTGGCGAACAACCTGCCGGGCTCCGCCATCGTGAAGACCTCCAACGACTGGCGCCACATCCGCGAGATCAACCTCTACGGCATCGCCCTCTTGGTGCAGAGCCTGCCGTTCGTGGCCGCCGCGATCATCGGTGCCTTCGAGCCTTCCCGGCTCAATGATTTCGCCACCTGGCGGGCCGTGCGCGCCAAGCTCGCGGCGGTGCCCCGCCGCCTCGGCCTCAACGCGCCGCCCGCCGTCGCGGACTGA
- a CDS encoding glycosyl hydrolase family 17 protein: MPSFVRLPLVLALLVCGLIAGLWTYLGRPEEMPPSPLAAGEKLPCVSYAPFRDGQSPFQKGLVIPEAQIEEDFVRLAQITSCVRTYSIEMGLDKAPALARKHGLTMLLGIWLGPDAERNRVELDTGIRLAKENPDVVKGVVVGNEVLLRGEMSATELASVLARVKREVGTVPVTYADVWEFWERNKGLTENVDFVTIHILPYWEDLPVSAEDAGPHVDEIRQRMAEEFPGKEILIGETGWPSAGRMREDALPSPANQARVMHDVVALAKRQGYRVNVIEAFDQPWKRRSEGTVGGHWGVIDAGTRLPKFAWGQPVEDFPGWRTHIVVGLLSVAAVFGAAFAAARRRPEPVRPLEWYAVALIALFGGATLGAALSALPLESLGFVGWLRNGLIFAAAAGAMVVMPSVIVRGQGLAPFSVALDSRRWSVASGAAIASAAVLAFATVAVGSIAFELVFDPRYKDFPVFPLTALVAAVAAPLLVRRADRDGAGLGELIAMWGFLLAGVYVPLNETLANWQAAWFGALCLVMAFTLWRVQAVQRRG; this comes from the coding sequence ATGCCTTCCTTTGTGCGGCTGCCTCTGGTGCTGGCGCTCCTGGTCTGCGGGCTCATCGCCGGCCTGTGGACCTATCTCGGCCGCCCCGAGGAGATGCCTCCGTCGCCGCTGGCCGCGGGCGAGAAATTGCCGTGCGTTTCCTACGCCCCGTTCCGCGACGGGCAGTCGCCGTTCCAGAAGGGGCTGGTGATTCCCGAGGCGCAGATCGAGGAGGATTTCGTCCGCCTCGCGCAGATCACGTCCTGCGTGCGCACCTATTCCATTGAAATGGGGCTCGACAAGGCGCCCGCGCTCGCCCGCAAGCATGGCCTCACCATGCTCCTCGGCATCTGGCTCGGCCCGGACGCCGAGCGCAACCGTGTCGAACTCGATACGGGCATCCGCCTCGCCAAGGAAAATCCGGATGTGGTTAAGGGCGTGGTGGTCGGCAACGAAGTGCTGCTGCGCGGCGAGATGTCGGCGACCGAGCTTGCCAGCGTGCTCGCCCGCGTGAAGCGCGAGGTGGGGACGGTGCCCGTCACCTATGCCGACGTGTGGGAGTTCTGGGAGCGCAACAAGGGCCTCACCGAGAACGTGGATTTCGTCACCATCCACATCCTGCCCTATTGGGAGGACCTGCCCGTCTCCGCCGAGGATGCCGGCCCGCATGTGGATGAAATCCGCCAGCGCATGGCCGAGGAATTTCCCGGCAAGGAGATCCTGATCGGCGAGACCGGCTGGCCCAGCGCCGGGCGCATGCGCGAGGATGCGCTGCCCTCGCCGGCCAATCAGGCCCGGGTGATGCACGACGTGGTGGCCCTGGCCAAGCGCCAGGGCTATCGGGTCAATGTCATCGAGGCCTTCGACCAGCCCTGGAAGCGGCGGAGCGAGGGTACGGTGGGCGGCCACTGGGGCGTGATCGACGCCGGCACGCGCCTGCCCAAGTTCGCCTGGGGCCAGCCGGTGGAGGATTTCCCCGGCTGGCGCACGCACATCGTCGTGGGCCTCCTGTCCGTCGCTGCGGTGTTCGGCGCGGCCTTCGCCGCCGCCCGCCGCCGCCCGGAGCCAGTGCGGCCGCTGGAATGGTACGCCGTCGCCCTCATCGCCTTGTTCGGCGGGGCGACGCTCGGTGCCGCGCTCTCCGCGCTGCCGCTGGAAAGCCTCGGCTTCGTCGGCTGGCTGCGCAACGGCCTCATCTTCGCTGCCGCCGCCGGTGCCATGGTGGTGATGCCGTCGGTGATCGTGCGCGGGCAGGGGCTCGCCCCCTTCTCGGTGGCGCTCGATTCCCGCCGCTGGTCCGTGGCGTCCGGCGCTGCCATCGCCTCCGCCGCGGTGCTGGCGTTCGCCACGGTCGCGGTGGGCTCGATCGCGTTCGAGCTGGTGTTCGATCCGCGCTACAAGGATTTCCCGGTGTTCCCGCTCACCGCGCTGGTCGCGGCGGTGGCAGCGCCGCTGCTGGTGCGGCGGGCGGATCGCGATGGCGCCGGCCTCGGCGAACTGATCGCCATGTGGGGCTTCTTGTTGGCGGGCGTCTATGTGCCGCTCAACGAGACCCTCGCCAACTGGCAGGCGGCCTGGTTCGGCGCGCTCTGCCTCGTCATGGCCTTCACGCTGTGGCGGGTCCAGGCCGTGCAAAGGAGAGGATGA
- the mgtE gene encoding magnesium transporter, with the protein MRDDADPAAALAGAQTRAEGAALSVRDEEGNLSDAFRSRVQEAIAARDVDGLKAVTGDLHEADMGDLIEELDADERRRLIEMLGPAFDFTALTELDETVRVSILRSLSPITVARGMRDLDSDDAVYILEDLDEDEMATVLEHLPAPERVALQRSLDYPEESAGRRMQTEFIAVPPFWTVGRTIDYMRETADLPDTFYEVFVVDPAYRLVGSVPLDRLLRTRRPVLMSAVKAEQAKVVKASEDQEDVARMFERYNLVSAPVVDDAGRLVGVMTIDDVVDVIQEEADEDLRALGGVRSDEELSDTVAFTARSRLPWLVVNLGTAFVSASIISLFEGTIEKMVALAILMPIVASMGGNAGTQTMTVAVRALATKELSSHNARRIVSREVLVGLVNGTTLACLLGVIAGFWFANVHLGVVISSALILNMIAAGLFGILIPLAISKLKLDPAVASGVFVTMVTDTVGFFAFLGLATWWFAT; encoded by the coding sequence ATGCGCGACGATGCTGATCCGGCCGCCGCACTGGCTGGTGCCCAGACCAGGGCCGAGGGCGCGGCCCTGAGCGTGCGCGACGAGGAGGGCAATCTCTCGGACGCCTTCCGCTCCCGCGTGCAGGAGGCCATCGCCGCGCGCGACGTGGATGGGCTCAAGGCGGTCACCGGCGATCTGCACGAAGCCGACATGGGCGACCTCATCGAGGAGCTGGACGCCGACGAGCGGCGCCGGCTCATCGAGATGCTGGGGCCGGCGTTCGACTTCACCGCCTTGACCGAGCTGGACGAGACGGTCCGCGTCTCCATCCTGCGCAGCCTCTCGCCGATCACCGTCGCCCGCGGCATGCGGGACCTCGATTCGGACGATGCGGTCTACATCCTCGAGGATCTCGACGAGGATGAAATGGCCACGGTGCTGGAGCACCTGCCGGCGCCGGAGCGGGTGGCCCTGCAGCGCTCTCTCGACTATCCGGAAGAAAGCGCCGGCCGGCGCATGCAGACCGAGTTCATCGCTGTCCCGCCCTTCTGGACCGTCGGCCGCACCATCGACTACATGCGCGAGACCGCCGACCTGCCGGACACCTTCTACGAGGTGTTCGTGGTGGACCCCGCCTATCGCCTCGTCGGCTCCGTGCCCCTCGACCGGCTGCTGCGCACCCGCCGCCCGGTGCTGATGAGCGCGGTGAAGGCCGAGCAGGCCAAGGTGGTCAAGGCCTCCGAGGACCAGGAGGACGTGGCGCGCATGTTCGAGCGCTACAACCTCGTCTCCGCCCCGGTGGTGGACGATGCCGGGCGGCTCGTCGGCGTCATGACCATCGACGACGTGGTGGACGTGATCCAGGAAGAGGCGGACGAAGACCTGCGCGCCCTCGGCGGCGTGCGCAGCGACGAGGAATTGTCCGATACTGTGGCCTTCACCGCGCGCAGCCGCCTGCCGTGGCTGGTGGTGAACCTGGGTACGGCCTTCGTCTCCGCCTCCATCATCAGCCTGTTCGAGGGCACCATCGAGAAGATGGTGGCGCTCGCCATCCTCATGCCCATCGTCGCCTCCATGGGCGGCAATGCCGGCACCCAGACCATGACGGTGGCGGTGCGCGCGCTCGCCACCAAGGAATTGTCCAGCCATAACGCCCGCCGCATCGTCTCGCGCGAGGTCCTGGTGGGGCTGGTGAATGGCACGACGCTCGCCTGCCTGCTCGGGGTCATCGCCGGGTTCTGGTTCGCCAACGTGCATCTCGGCGTGGTGATCTCCTCGGCGCTGATCCTGAACATGATCGCGGCCGGCCTGTTCGGCATCCTCATTCCCCTGGCCATCTCGAAGCTCAAGCTCGATCCGGCGGTCGCCTCGGGCGTGTTCGTGACGATGGTGACGGACACGGTGGGATTCTTCGCCTTCCTCGGCCTCGCCACATGGTGGTTCGCCACTTGA
- a CDS encoding ETC complex I subunit — MVARIYKPSRNAMQSGVAKTKHWVLDYEPEHARRVEPLMGYTSSADMRSQIHLSFETKEEAVAYCEKRGIPYRVSEPHEAGRRRMAYSDNFAFNRSGQWTH, encoded by the coding sequence ATGGTCGCTCGCATCTACAAGCCGTCGCGCAACGCCATGCAGTCCGGCGTGGCGAAGACCAAGCACTGGGTGCTCGATTACGAGCCGGAGCACGCCCGTCGCGTGGAGCCGCTGATGGGCTACACCTCCTCGGCCGACATGCGCAGCCAGATCCACCTGTCCTTCGAGACGAAGGAAGAGGCCGTGGCCTATTGCGAGAAGCGCGGCATCCCCTACCGGGTGTCCGAGCCGCATGAGGCCGGCCGCCGCCGCATGGCCTATTCCGACAATTTCGCCTTCAACCGCAGCGGCCAGTGGACCCACTGA
- a CDS encoding TIGR00730 family Rossman fold protein, translating into MARIDSVCVYCGSATGSDPVFAEEARNFGRILAAEGVRLVYGGGGIGLMGEVASAVALAGGAVTGIIPRFLMTRERAFAHEAEMIVVEDMHERKRLMFERADAFVALPGGVGTLEELVEQLTWAQLGRHKKPILILNTAGFWDPFVTLVDHMRGAGFIRSDTPVEMLTADRAEDILPRLRAAAAKVPERALHAADGTIAERM; encoded by the coding sequence ATGGCCAGAATCGACAGTGTCTGTGTGTATTGCGGCTCCGCCACCGGCAGCGACCCGGTGTTTGCCGAAGAGGCCCGGAATTTCGGGCGTATCCTTGCGGCCGAGGGCGTGCGCCTCGTCTATGGCGGCGGCGGCATCGGGCTGATGGGCGAGGTGGCAAGCGCGGTGGCGCTGGCCGGCGGCGCCGTCACCGGCATCATCCCGCGCTTCCTGATGACCCGCGAGCGCGCCTTCGCCCACGAGGCGGAGATGATCGTCGTGGAGGACATGCACGAGCGCAAAAGGCTGATGTTCGAGCGGGCGGACGCCTTCGTGGCCCTGCCCGGCGGCGTTGGCACGCTGGAGGAACTGGTGGAGCAGCTCACCTGGGCCCAGCTCGGCCGGCACAAGAAGCCGATCCTGATCCTCAACACGGCCGGCTTCTGGGATCCATTCGTGACGCTGGTGGATCACATGCGCGGCGCCGGCTTTATCCGCTCGGACACGCCGGTGGAGATGCTCACGGCCGACCGCGCCGAGGACATTCTGCCCCGCCTGCGCGCCGCGGCCGCCAAGGTGCCAGAGCGCGCGCTCCATGCAGCGGACGGCACCATCGCCGAACGCATGTAG
- a CDS encoding ArsR/SmtB family transcription factor, which yields MNVPTFPSPDPAVADEAGAARADLAAKLRALAHPARLAMLDTLAGQERCVCGEIVRALPLAQSTVSQHLKVLLDAGLIRSRTEGQRSSYCLDRAALDALAEEIDALFKALRRPSGCCTPGASDQS from the coding sequence ATGAATGTGCCGACCTTCCCAAGCCCAGACCCGGCCGTTGCCGATGAAGCCGGCGCCGCAAGGGCCGATCTCGCGGCGAAGCTGCGCGCGCTGGCCCACCCGGCGCGGCTCGCCATGCTGGACACGCTGGCCGGGCAGGAGCGGTGCGTGTGCGGCGAGATCGTACGCGCGCTGCCCCTTGCGCAGTCCACCGTCTCGCAACATCTGAAGGTTCTCCTCGATGCCGGGCTGATCCGCAGCCGTACCGAGGGGCAGCGGTCCAGCTACTGCCTTGATCGGGCAGCGCTTGATGCGCTGGCTGAAGAGATCGACGCGCTGTTCAAGGCGCTCCGCCGTCCGTCAGGGTGCTGCACGCCCGGCGCTTCGGACCAAAGTTAG